CTAGACgcactctttctccctctgaaACCAACACGTTGGAGAGGAGCACAGTCACTGGCTGTGAGACGGCTTTTTCCACAGTGCAATTGTGGAAAAAGCGGGTGTGTCGCAGGAACCGGATGGATGCTCGTGGGTCCCCATAGATGGTGCAAGTGTGCTCATCCGTAAAGTCCTTTAGTGAGTCATAACCCCTCAGATTCCAGTGCCAGAACACACTGTACATGGAGCAGTCACAGATCAGAGAGTTGTTGTGGAGGTACAGCCCTCGCTGCACCAACCCGGGCAAAGCTTTCACATCCTCCCATGGCAGACGAGTCATACGATTGGATGAGAGGTCCAGCATAGTCAGGAAAGGATGACTATGGTCTTGGATGGAGAAGAATGGGAAGTGTGTGATCTGGTTGAGGCTGAAGTAGGCCATTTTTAAGCTGCTCAGGCCGCTCAGAGCGCCAGCCTCTACCTGTGAGATCTTATTATTGAAGAGAAGGAGCTCCTCTAGCCTCCACAGCCCCTGGAAGTAGTGTTGCTCCACCACATGCAGCATGTTGGAGGACAGGTCAAGGAGCCTGAGGCTGGAGGCATTTTGAAACACCCCATGGCCCAGGGAGCTGAGCTTGTTGTGGGCCATCCGGAGGTTTTCCAGTCTGGGCATCCTCTTGAAGCCATCCGGACCCAGCCAGGATAGATGGTTGTGGCTGAGGTCGAGTGTGACAGAAAAGGAGGGCAGGGACAAAGGTAGCTTGGCCAGACCACTGGAGCTACAGCTCACTGTGTCAGATACACAGAGGCACATGGATGGACAGGTCTCCTCAGAGCCATGGAGGAGACAGAGCAGCGCAAGGAGAGGGCCTGTATACAGTCCAGGTGTCATGTTTCTGGAAGTCGGGTCCTTCAGGGTTTCTAATCCTTCTGGTTCTCCCTGGTCAGATAAGGATCAAATGAGAAACAGCATGATATATTAAAAAGCTATTCTTTTTTGACCCACCTGCTGCTTTTAGCCATTCAACAGACACATTATATGACTTCAAGGTTAATGCCATACAGGAACTCTCACTATCTATGGCAGAAGATGAATAATGGTTCAATTCTAGTAGCCACAAATCCCTTTTGCCCCAGAAAAGTCTTTTCAGCttttgaaacacaaacactcacctCAGTCTAGTTAGAGTTGTTTCTATGTATGCAGaaataatacactttattttcAGTAATCATTGTAGGGCGGCAACTAATGATGATTTTcgattattaatttatttttctcgattaatcaatactgaacaactgaaaatattcacatgtgaGAAGCTTGAATCAGATCATTTTGACATTAATTTTCTTAAAACGATgattcaaaatgattaatctgattatcaaaatagttgccaatgaATTTCCTATCGGTCAGTTAATCGAGTAGTTGTTGAGGTCCCAAAGCATTGTCCACTAAGTAGCAAACTTTTAAACACATTACGAGAGCTTAGTGTTTAAAAGTCATACGCACAGAGGGAGATACTTCACCTTTAAAAAGATGTTTCTTCTCAATTAGTATCAAGTGACGTAAAGTTGAATATTTAATCACCGATCAGTTCAAACACATTTCCCGCTGTAAGTCTGTATGAATTTGAAGGCAGAAAGGACAAAAGTTCATACCACTTCCAGACAAGTAAGCAATTTGGCTCACTTAGTTAATCCCATTcccccccctccaaaaaaagaaaaaaacacttccGAACCACAAATCAAAAGTAAACTGCTTAGCGACAACATGAGACTCCAACTTTACTGCGCTTTTTCTCCTTCGAAGTTGTATCCCATAAATGAATACCCAAAACATTGCTGTCTAATCCTTATCTTCTTCTCAGATCCTCCTCCCGAGGCACTCACGGAACAATGCTTTCGCCTTTCTCCTCAGCCAAGTTTAAGGTCCCCCTACCGGCTTTCTCCTCGTCCCAAATGAGAGTGCTGCTCAACAAACATCCTGCAGTGCTTTGCAGTGTATAGCAAACAGCACAGAGCTCACTTAATCTCCCACAATCCCCTCCTTCTTCTCTGTGTCATTTAGAGACCAGCCttgtgtctccctctctcatcaTTAAGTAATGATGCTGGTGGCTGCCCTACCcgctctctgtctttcattctCCCTCTCACAACAATATCAATTTTCTCACAATATTCTATTAATATTCTATTCCATTAAACTTTTAGTGTTTTGCTTACTAACAGATTAACATAGCTTTCCTCATGAATGTTACATGTGATATGCAGTAACCTTTCACAAATAATCCCAGAGGAGTTCTTGAATTTGGCGAATCCTGTCCATccctctttatctctctgtgtattttgtcaccttcTGTGTTGAAAGCCTTTCTGGCTGCGCGGGTCTCTTCTTACCTGTGTGCCTCCATACCTTGTCGTTTCTATTTCAGTGGTTTTGAGTGGATAGATATTGCCTGCCccgcacacgcgcacacattcacacacattctttctctctAAGTGCCTTAATCAGTACATCCCCTCCTTTATTCCTGAGCCCCCAACATCCCTCCTTCCCCTTGGCTGTGGGTTTGACTGGATATATGCTGTCCATGCTGCTTGGTCATGGTGGTCCTGACAGCTCCGATTTCTGTCACAGTGAATTAGCTTTGCCTCCCAGCAGCCACCTCCTCACTGCTACCCCCAAccctccaccccctccctctAAGTGCTTGGGGCTTTGACTGACtcccactcactcactcactcactctgcaAAGGCACATAGCCGATTCCCCGTGGATTCAGGATCACTGGATGGGGTTCACTTCTCTAAAGGTGGGCTGAAGGGAGCAGATGCGGCGTCCATATGAAGATGGATGCAGGAAACTGAAGGGGAATGTAATGTGTAAGGCTTAAGTCTGAGATCAGTTTAGAATATTCCCCCTCAGTGTTTAAGTATAGGATTAAggttaagaaaacacatttggatGTATTTGTGCTGAAATGAACAAGCTATCACCATCTTTGGCATTGTGGCATTACACACAATCTTGTCCCAAGGCTAGTCATCAGCTTGGCTGGAACATGTAAGAAATATATACACCCACACATGTACATTTGAGATATGTTAGAAAAGGATTCTAAACAGGCCCTCCTTGTAGGTGTAGGTGGCTTATATCATGGCTCAAATGGCCTCACAGTAATTTGTCTGTTTTCCTGCAAATTGAACTTTGTCCTACTGAAAAGAAAACCTTTGTCCGAATAGctttttcaatattcatgtttcattgattgattgttttaaggtATTATGTAATGCTCCTGTTTGTTCAATGGGCTGCTCCAATCATGTATGTAGTGTTTATCTAAGTCCGTAATTGCAAATGGATCACATAAGACCTATAAACCAGTGTGTTCATCTGCATAAGCTGGTAATGATTCATGGTTTGGTGCGCTCAGAAGAATATAAGCATATGAGGCATTTAAATAAGGTGTATCATTGTGCCAGCATGATGTCAGtggctgcatttgtttttagcTACAGTATAATTGTGCAGGGCAACATGTTCTTTTTCTCAGGCAGTCcttgttttgctgctgttgaCATAACTTGAACATTTCAGTGCctcattattttcagtattgacTTGCATTCTGTAAAGGATGCGTCCTTTTCGAGTGCAATCATTTGTCGTTGTCCTTGGAGATGAATTCAATCAAAGCATGAACAgttaaacaagacaaagagataTCGAGTTTCTGTGCAGACTTATTCACTTAAATTGTAAGACAATTGTTGTTGCCTTTTTCTGCTGATTGCCTCTCATCATACAGTAATAATCTGTGTACTTTCAACAGAATGAGGTTCTCTGGAATGTCAATATTAACTCCTTCTTAATCTCTTCCCCCTTTTTCCACTAAGTGGAAAAAGGGGAGATTGttcctgtatgtgtctgttgtcAGATTGGACCGTGTGGCTCCAGCCTGCTGTTCTGTTAAAATCCCTAATCTAATCAGTATCTTTGTATCAAGCTGGTTTGCAAATCCCACCTTCTTCTTCCGCATATATTTGATTAGACTCCGCGAATGCAAAATAGTCCTGTCAAATCAGCCAAGTTCAGGGTGGACCTCAAAGCTTAAAAACCCTGACCCTGATGCATCCTGCCCTCAGCAGAAAGTGATTTTCTCTTTACCATCTGCTGCAGtggagaaggggaaaaaagaaacacacaacagcacTGGGAAATGTCAGCTCTTATCTTGCCCTTGATAAGCAGTGAAGCTCACTAAGAGTCGATAACATAAAGCTTTATATTCTCAGATGCAAGAAGAATATTTTTCTGGAACATTAAAGCACTGGTATGTAGGAatgcataaatgtatttaagaCTTCTTCTGTTATTATTCTTCCTCTACTTAAAATGAATGCTTGGCTCATAAAGGGGTCTTGAAATTATGTTGACAATGTCCACAATATCTTAATACCAACTAGCTGCtttatattttcctttaataacatactgtaatggGATTTGAAATATACATTGAAACTGAAGACTTAACAATAAACAATGTCAAGCTCTATGTTAATTATTGAATAAATATTTGACATAAGTGACAGGGCAAGACGAGACACATGAGCAAGCCTGACTGCCACATTAATGCACTGAAATATACAACATTACAAAACGCAGCTCTGTAAACCCTGCAGCTGAAGTGTTTCCATAGCCTCTGTCTGCCAATTATGAACCCTTGAACcgaacatacacacatttgttcaGTATTTATTCTGCCTTTCAACAGCTTTTTGTTAGCATGGCTGACAGCCAGACTCTCAAATATGAATGAGTCAGTGCCTGGATAAAGATTCGAAGGATTGAGTCTTTTCTCTACCCGGCGAATTTGCAGTCTGGATGAGCTCTCTGTTGAAAAGAGTTTCAGACAGTGCAGGATTGTTTGCTTGTCATGACGAGGTGCTCAGCTGCTCCATATGCTCTGTATTCATAGTGATTGCACTGCATTATTTGAGAATCTCTTACTCAAAACTCCCAAAACCTGGTGAAATAGTGGTTTTATATGTAGCATAAGTATGCTTGTAGACAATATGACTCTAGCTTCTCTCCACTCAACCCATCTGGTGGATGTAGTATACCGTAAGTGTGAAGAGACAAGCACACCATCTAGTGGTTTAAGCCTAAACTGGAATGGTGAAGCATCCAATgcactctttttctttcccctaTCACTAGTGCTAGTGCTACATAAAAGaataagaacaaacaaaaaaaaaaacaaatacttttaaagaaaaactatAACATATAGATTTATagaattaaaaatgaaagagaaaaaaaccctAAAATGAAACATACTAGTAGACATAATTGCATAGTCAGAATTGAAGGCTAATCTCAGTACAcactcttaaaggaatagttcaacattttgggaaatacgcttaaaaaaatctgatgccGGACTGCTTAAGCACCTTAAGAAGGCTTGCTTTTCTGTTAGGCagatttattttacctttacacagagccaggctagctgtttacccctgcttccagtctttatgctaagctaagctaaccggctgatGGAATCAAGCATAAGTCTTGATTATAATGCAAACCCACTCTTCACGCATGTCAATACACAGAGAGCAGTGTGCAGGAAAGAGGGCTCGGGGTATGAACAGCTCCACGTCTCTTCAGCCTCTATTATCTGCGCTGATTGTGAACGGATTTCAATTAGGACTCACAGGAGTTAATATGATTGCTTGCTGTTTACCCTTTCTTGCTTCCTACCATGGAAGCCAATTATGCATGAGTAGCAGTACTGGACACTGCTAATGGCTCTGCTTCTCCCTTTGTGTTCACATTACTGAAGGATATGGTTTGTGAAATGAGATCACTACTGACTACTGTGCTATCAGTGATTGTGCTATAAAACATTATGGGCCAGAACATAGTAAATTGCGTGACGTGACTGTGGGGTAGCAGGCTGTCTGCTCTTCCCCTGCTCTTTTATCTGTTATCCTCtcatctccttcctcttcttttctacatttttgtcatctcttgtttctctcctcttctctcatatcttctttctctctgctttgttcATCCACTAAACCTTCCTCTTGCTCCTTTCCTTTGCTTCTTgccccctctcctctcatcttctACTTCTCTCCTTTGGTTTATCCTCTCAATTCTTATCTCCCCACATCACTTTTTTacacctctcctctccacctttCATCTCCTGCTCTGTGGTTatcaacacagacagacaggacatgAGCCAAGCCTCTAGCCTCTTCCCCTTCCAGTTTACTTATGGTAGATTGACATATCTTAGAAAATCCATTATGTCCTAATCAATAAGGATTCATTTACATAATATAGGGATTTCATATAAATCACAGCCATAAAATTAATCATTATCTTATTACTCAGGGAATCTATTGCCCATATATCATCAGAAATGCATGACTGCACGTGTGCGTGTCTTTGTGCATGGCCATGAATGCAGACAATTGGTTTTACCTCTGCTGTGCTGTTCTGTAAAGAACCGGTGACGTTGAGTGAATCAGCGAATACGACAGGAAGTAGCTAGTGTCAGTTTATGATCTATACAAGTATTAAAAAAGAGAAGGTAAGTagagaaacaaaatgttgtCTCTCAAAATGAGAGATGAAAATAGTAATGTCTTATGCGGAGCAGGTTTATCTGACTGCACTCCACAGTTGAGATAGTGTGATGGATCCTGCAGCCAGCTGTCTTCGCCACCTGAGCCACGTCGCTGTCGCTGTCGCTGTGTTGCTGCTCTCTGCTCAGACAGACACTCGGGGACATGAGGggtgatgagcagttagcagttCCATCAAGGATCTCCGGGGCCATCCGTGGAAAATGAAACCATCTCTGAACAGGTAACTCAATTTAACTCGTGGCCGCCTTCTCTGGAGCTACAAGCACAAATACTTTCCCAGCTGATGAGATGAGGTAACAGAGCATGGCCGGAGTCACTGAGTGCAACAGGAGAGGCCCGCTCCTCTCAAATTGCCTGGACATGGTCAAGGGAGGCTTTTCCACCACTTTTACAGATGGAGAAGCGGAGACTGAAGAGTAGAAAGGTTTTGggttttctctccttccttttcaATCAATAAAATAGACTGGCTTTAATCATGGAGCTATTGAGTGCTGAAGCTAGCAAAATGGAGAGTTGGTCTTCTGGAACCATTCCCAACTTTGCCCCTCGCTTCAAAGGCATTTGCCTGCACAGGAGGGAAAATGGTGTTTTTGGACTGAATCTATAGCAAAGCTGATCAGGTgccaaaactttcaaaatataGTTTTCAAATCCACTTTGTGCTCCATGCGTGGAAAAGAATGGCTTCTTTTCTAAAAGGATGTCTAAAAAAGAGCACCTTGTGGGAGTCTGTTAATGTTACTTTCCCCCCAGTGGTGGGAGAAATACTcatatcttttacttaagtcaaagtagCAATaaagcaatgtaaaaatactccattacaagtaaaagccctgcattcaaaatcctgctAGTAAAAGTATGATGCATTACCACTCTGAAATCGATCTTCACATTTTGACAATTAGATAGATTAGCTCCATAGAGAAGGAGGTGTCACTCTCACACCGCTCATTAGAAATCACTCTTATTAGACCATTTCATAATTGTTCTCCAGCTAAATTATATAACGATCACACTGACCTTCCACAGTCCTACTTAGTAGTCTGAGTTGGTGCATTCATGAAAGTCATGCAGTTTAATGAGTGCAATTTAATGTGTGGCTCAATAATGCTATCTTCTACTCCATTATTAATCACAATAAAAAAGTTAGCTCTGTTAATTATTGCAAATGCGCTACAGTGAAAATGCCAATGTGGCTTGAAAGCCTCTAGGTATTTCAGCGGAAGTGATGTATTGTTCGCGCTTCTGGAAGAACTTCTAATAAAAATGTCTCCTGTTAAAATCAGCCACAACAGCAAATAGACGTGGCTTTAGATGTAGTACTATGTCTTTCAGTAAAGTCTGTATGACTCCATTAGAACACCTTTTTCACATTAGATGAAAGTTTAATGTTCCCTGTAGGCAAATTGGGTCATTACACCTTCATGTTAGAGGGAAGCTCTGAACATATAGCATGTATTGGCACCCCACATTTACTATAAAGGAGCAGGGGGTgtaatgagagaaaaaagactTTCCTTTAATGATGAAGTCCAAGTTCAAGCCTCTGTCACATTAGCACCTTTCCTGctgaagtgtctttgagcaGGACACTGCATCCCTACCAGAGCCAGCTCTGCTGTTCTGCAGCTGAATCTGAGGATAATGGAGCCACAGAATAAACACAACAAGCGGACAGGCTCGTGTTGAACACCTGCAGTGATGCTCATTGATTATTCACTAACGCAGACACTAATTCTACTcgaaaacaaaatgcaaaggAAAAATGATGTGATGCCGCCGGTTCTAACACTGAGCGAAGCAGGCATATACATCATGCCTCTTTCTGTCAGCCGCATGCTGTGAAAGTGAAACAGAAGATGAAAAAGAGGGGGGTAGGGGGGTCGGTATGAAAACAGGATTGAGTGAGACTGATCGTAGCCTGCAGAGGGCAACCATTAAGCTCACCAaatatcattatcagattttcaATAAGGTTGCAGCCATCAGATAGTGAATGCAGACAGGGTTGGTGCTTCTCCTAGCTGCACCAGGTGCAACATGTTTTTGCAATTCAATCTGGCTACAAGGCCATGAGGAGGCTTTACTTATTGCCTGGATCCCAGAACAAATCATAAACCCAGCAAATATCAGGGGCTGGGCTGCCTGGGGAGTGGCTGCAGGCTCAGGGGTTTGGATGTGCACTGTTGTTTGAGTGATTACACAATGATTACCACCCACTGCGTTATGCTATGTGTACGCCGCGGTACAAGGGCACTTGGGGGATTTACAGAG
This sequence is a window from Siniperca chuatsi isolate FFG_IHB_CAS linkage group LG10, ASM2008510v1, whole genome shotgun sequence. Protein-coding genes within it:
- the LOC122883317 gene encoding amphoterin-induced protein 3-like, which produces MTPGLYTGPLLALLCLLHGSEETCPSMCLCVSDTVSCSSSGLAKLPLSLPSFSVTLDLSHNHLSWLGPDGFKRMPRLENLRMAHNKLSSLGHGVFQNASSLRLLDLSSNMLHVVEQHYFQGLWRLEELLLFNNKISQVEAGALSGLSSLKMAYFSLNQITHFPFFSIQDHSHPFLTMLDLSSNRMTRLPWEDVKALPGLVQRGLYLHNNSLICDCSMYSVFWHWNLRGYDSLKDFTDEHTCTIYGDPRASIRFLRHTRFFHNCTVEKAVSQPVTVLLSNVLVSEGERVRLDCQTSLSSTDLSFTWLSPSKGYITQASINDTLISLFANGTLEIQAAKVNDTGLYVCTAVDIKQALNATREVNVTVLLPVAESFNTGYTTLLGCVVTMVFILMYLYLTPCRCSYCKQPKPPLIPIAAYDPSTLTSVFSPSTRQQPKIQTNKHVAFMEPMISEEGTELTPES